The Arachis duranensis cultivar V14167 chromosome 2, aradu.V14167.gnm2.J7QH, whole genome shotgun sequence genome has a window encoding:
- the LOC107475480 gene encoding cytochrome P450 83B1 isoform X3 — translation MVSALVLILCLTLPLFMCFFFQKQRTFKNKAFPPGPRGLPIIGNLHQLDDSSLYLQLFELSKKYGPIFSLQLGLRKAMVISSPELAKEALKNHDREFAGRPNLIGQQKLTYNGLGITFSPYNEFWRETRKICVAHVLSSRRVSSFSSIRKFEVKQWIKKISSHASSKKVTNLNEMILSLTSTIICRIAFGRRYEDEGVERSRFHDLFNECQAMLGAFFVSDYIPFLGWIDRLNGMHARLNKIFKELDKFYQEVIDEHMDPNRDSSKGEDIIDVLLQLKNQRSFSFDLTINHIKAMFMDILVAGTDTTAATTVWAMTALIKNPRVMKKVQEEIRNFGGEKDFLEEEDIQKCIYFKAVMKETLRLHVPVPLVPKETNKTCIIQGYKIPSKTIVYVNAWAIHRDPEAWKDPYEFYPERFLGSDIDFLGQHFELIPFGAGRRICPGMHMGLASLDLILANLLYSFDWELPEGMKKEDIDIQVLPGITQHKKNPLYLIAKINKEVEFN, via the exons ATGGTATCAGCACTTGTCTTAATTTTATGTCTAACTCTTCCTTTGTTCATGTGCTTCTTCTTCCAAAAACAAAGAACATTCAAGAACAAAGCTTTTCCACCAGGTCCTAGAGGGCTACCAATAATTGGAAATCTTCACCAATTAGATGATTCTTCTCTTTATCTTCAACTATTTGAACTGTCAAAGAAATATGGCCCTATATTCTCCCTTCAATTAGGTCTAAGGAAAGCAATGGTTATTTCATCTCCTGAGTTAGCCAAAGAAGCATTGAAAAACCATGACCGTGAATTTGCCGGAAGACCAAACTTAATTGGTCAGCAAAAATTAACCTACAATGGGTTAGGGATAACTTTTTCTCCATACAATGAATTTTGGAGAGAAACTAGAAAAATATGTGTAGCCCATGTTCTTAGCTCTAGGCGTGTATCAAGCTTTTCTTCAATAAGAAAATTTGAAGTCAAGCAATGGATCAAGAAAATATCAAGCCATGCATCATCAAAAAAGGTGACAAATTTGAATGAAATGATACTTTCTCTAACAAGCACTATTATTTGTAGGATTGCCTTTGGAAGAAGGTATGAAGATGAAGGAGTTGAAAGGAGTAGGTTCCATGATTTGTTCAATGAATGTCAAGCAATGTTGGGTGCCTTCTTTGTTTCGGATTATATTCCTTTCTTGGGTTGGATTGATAGACTCAATGGAATGCATGCCCgtcttaataaaattttcaaggaGTTGGATAAGTTTTATCAAGAAGTGATCGATGAACACATGGATCCTAATAGAGATTCTTCCAAGGGAGAAGATATCATTGATGTCTTGCTTCAATTAAAGAACCAACGTTCATTCTCCTTTGACCTCACTATTAATCACATCAAAGCGATGTTTATG gATATACTTGTAGCAGGAACGGATACAACTGCAGCCACAACAGTTTGGGCTATGACCGCACTAATAAAAAATCCAAGAGTAATGAAGAAAGTTCAAGAAGAAATTAGAAACTTTGGAGGTGAAAAAGATTtcttagaagaagaagatattcaAAAGTGTATCTATTTTAAAGCTGTGATGAAAGAAACTTTAAGATTGCATGTACCAGTACCACTAGTaccaaaagaaacaaacaaaacgtGCATTATACAAGGCTACAAAATTCCAAGCAAGACTATAGTGTATGTGAATGCTTGGGCTATTCATAGAGATCCTGAAGCTTGGAAAGACCCATATGAATTTTATCCTGAGAGATTCTTAGGCAGTGATATAGATTTTCTTGGACAACATTTCGAGCTGATTCCATTTGGTGCTGGTCGAAGAATTTGTCCAGGTATGCATATGGGACTTGCTTCACTTGATCTTATTCTTGCTAATCTTCTTTACTCCTTTGATTGGGAACTTCCAGAAGGAATGAAAAAAGAAGATATTGATATTCAAGTGTTGCCGGGAATAACACAACATAAGAAGAATCCTCTTTACCTTATTGCCAAAATTAACAAGGAAGTGGAATTTAATTAG